In Pleurodeles waltl isolate 20211129_DDA chromosome 5, aPleWal1.hap1.20221129, whole genome shotgun sequence, one genomic interval encodes:
- the LOC138297080 gene encoding trace amine-associated receptor 3-like translates to MDTSNHTEALPNCSQFGNVSLSCPSHSRSFSVRTIMYSLLGASITITVFGNLAMIISISHFKQLHTPTNILVLSMATTDFLLGFIIMPYSMIRMVEKCWMFGDIFCRIQNSFDLMLSVISIFHLRSIAVGRFYAVCDPLRYSTKMTMTVTIGLIVFCWLVPAVFSLGVVITGSHVSGIEGYETLVACFSLCPITFNKLWSIVIFITCFFAPGSVMVGIYLKIFVVSRRHAQIIKKMSSIRKDEANHNLSKKTDRKAAKTLGIVIGVFVACWFPVFIVILFDPFLGFPTPLDLFDALNWLGYINSTCNPLIYGFFYPWFRKALGYIVSGKKMYSQSCTATMVTENH, encoded by the coding sequence ATGGACACTTCTAACCACACTGAGGCCTTACCCAATTGCTCTCAGTTTGGGAATGTTTCACTATCCTGTCCCAGCCACAGCAGGTCATTCAGTGTTCGGACCATAATGTACTCACTCCTTGGTGCGTCAATTACAATCACTGTATTTGGAAATCTTGCCATGATCATCTCCATATCCCACTTCAAGCAGCTTCACACCCCAACAAACATCCTTGTCCTCTCAATGGCCACCACTGATTTCCTTCTTGGGTTCATCATTATGCCGTACAGCATGATCCGAATGGTGGAGAAGTGCTGGATGTTTGGTGACATATTTTGCCGAATCCAAAATAGCTTTGACCTGATGCTCAGCGTCATCTCCATATTCCACCTGCGTTCAATTGCGGTAGGCAGGTTTTATGCAGTGTGTGACCCCCTACGGTATTCTACAAAAATGACCATGACTGTGACAATAGGATTGATTGTGTTCTGTTGGTTAGTGCCAGCAGTGTTTTCACTTGGCGTGGTTATCACTGGTTCCCATGTCTCTGGGATAGAGGGATATGAAACATTAGTTGCCTGTTTTAGTTTGTGCCCCATTACATTCAACAAATTGTGGAGCATTGTGATTTTCATTACATGCTTCTTTGCTCCAGGGTCGGTCATGGTTGGGATATATTTAAAAATCTTTGTTGTGTCCAGAAGGCATGCACAAATTATAAAGAAAATGTCGTCAATAAGGAAGGATGAAGCAAACCACAATCTCTCTAAAAAGACAGATAGGAAAGCTGCCAAAACTTTGGGTATAGTCATAGGTGTATTCGTAGCATGCTGGTTCCctgtttttattgtaattttatttgaCCCTTTTTTGGGGTTTCCTACCCCATTAGATTTATTTGACGCCTTAAATTGGCTGGGGTACATTAACTCAACATGCAATCCACTGATATATGGTTTCTTTTACCCATGGTTTCGCAAAGCCCTTGGGTATATAGTTTCAGGGAAAAAAATGTATTCCCAATCTTGTACAgctaccatggtgactgaaaatcaTTAA